One Micromonospora craniellae genomic region harbors:
- a CDS encoding IS3 family transposase: protein MWGIAPACRLTGLSRATLYRRSAPPLVSRPRAPRKPPPSALTEPERRQVLDLLNSPPYVDLAPAQVWARELDEGRWWCSESTMYRILRAAGQTGERRSQATHPARTKPELVADAANQVWSWDITKLRGPVKGVWFHLYTVIDIWSRYVVGHMVAAHEDGQLAEALIADAAARERVNPDQLTVHADRGAAMTSKTVTQLLTDLKIGRSHSRPKTSNDNPYIEASFKTLKYDPTFPERFGSIQHARQHCEAFYSYYNHEHRHSGIGLHTPASVHHGTAGQIREQRQRTLDAAWAAHPERFGRRRPQPPRLPDRAWINKPDNSHPEQAVTSAGAPLPPAQS from the coding sequence TTGTGGGGCATCGCGCCCGCGTGCCGGCTGACCGGCCTGTCGAGGGCGACGCTGTATCGCCGTAGTGCCCCGCCGCTGGTCTCCCGGCCACGGGCGCCGCGTAAGCCGCCGCCGTCCGCGCTGACCGAGCCTGAACGCCGGCAGGTCCTGGACCTGCTCAACAGCCCGCCATACGTGGATCTGGCCCCGGCGCAGGTGTGGGCCCGCGAACTCGACGAGGGCCGCTGGTGGTGCTCGGAGTCCACGATGTACCGGATCCTGCGGGCCGCCGGGCAGACCGGCGAACGCCGCAGCCAGGCCACCCATCCGGCCCGGACCAAACCCGAACTGGTCGCCGACGCCGCGAATCAGGTGTGGTCGTGGGACATCACGAAGCTGCGCGGCCCGGTCAAGGGCGTCTGGTTCCACCTTTACACGGTGATCGACATCTGGTCCCGCTACGTCGTCGGGCACATGGTCGCCGCCCACGAGGACGGCCAACTCGCCGAAGCGCTGATCGCCGACGCCGCCGCCCGCGAACGCGTGAACCCCGATCAGCTGACCGTGCACGCCGACCGCGGCGCCGCGATGACCAGCAAGACCGTCACCCAGCTGCTGACCGATCTCAAAATCGGCCGCAGCCACAGCCGGCCCAAGACCTCCAACGACAACCCGTACATCGAGGCCAGCTTCAAGACACTCAAGTACGACCCCACGTTCCCAGAGCGGTTCGGATCGATCCAGCACGCCCGACAGCACTGCGAAGCGTTCTACAGCTACTACAACCACGAACACCGGCACTCCGGGATCGGCCTGCACACCCCGGCATCGGTCCACCACGGCACCGCCGGACAGATCCGTGAACAGCGGCAACGCACCCTCGACGCCGCCTGGGCCGCACATCCCGAACGGTTCGGACGCCGCCGTCCCCAACCACCCCGGCTACCGGACCGGGCATGGATCAACAAACCCGACAACAGCCACCCGGAACAGGCCGTGACCTCGGCCGGAGCCCCTCTTCCACCAGCACAAAGCTAA
- a CDS encoding YobI family P-loop NTPase, which translates to MSRGWPFRQSASHPDVPVLRSLGPTFDEDLHGRHATVLLDALADRSGRPATNIAVTGHYGSGKSSVILGVQQGLDMRKINWINLSLSSLGIDDTARARIQPDGSLPPLTNLIQKEIVKQLLYRKAPPDMPGSRYFRIDSFRFWPVAFGSALAGVVFFVIAVLSGLVNRVETVAPRALVDGRGWVPWAVVGGLGVLVGVICFWGWRGLRSRVRVESVSAGGAAVTLSAKENSYFDEYLDEIVYFFQRTKTQVAIFEDLDRFRDPHIFETLRELNTVLNNSEQIKSRPVQFVYAVRDSIFEQLNVDATPGGDETPDAGATARGPSARESAPSANRTKFFDLVVPMVPFLTHRSSRDLLAAEFTESDERPSAALMTLVGGHLTDMRLIRNIRNEFEIYRVSILRKKGLQGLTADRLFAMMVYKNLHLEDFEAIRLGESKIDAAYRAFRDMVTHQTVRQAAASKEALDKVASNALWDKHAKAAGERLQQVLPVLCRVIGRSSRRTVLYLQSEQYPFSELTSGDFWRTLHTTTPQSVRLAQPGEHGMDLSFRDLIALVGEGAAALDQAVEADGAGLLRASRAALNTKEFVAKATMAQLMARQDLVMPSGGDACHNLDAIVAGLVSPVAHDLLAKGYIDENFTLYCSDYHGIAISVSAMNFILHCVQPDREDHRFRFDEPASIDKVEAEMGSRFLDGKSVFNIEVFDHYLPTHPEQLDTALDKLVMRAGTDASFLDAYLADGTFRDVFVSRLAPRWKGAFVHLVENTPIDIAAAVALVDAAVQSADREVDYDSSGQVAEFLAEHYAEMRAFTATVETSKAACVAALASHFGAQVSDLTVLGDAQREAVVAASLYPVTRANLLAALGEDTLLALDVVKATNTTVYQHVLDNLDSYLHTREEDEMTVEASEAFVSVLNDVVSASESAVLPVAEGASPGCEVAGLEELDASAWAAVVAASRLAPTVSNVNQYVAKLGVSGDLAKILSRHDLTHVGAVQETSRYDLGYALVHAENLAPVARVRLVKQLQLPGALNPEHVTGGGLTLLPALLEADLVPDSPETYARLVDSSFEVREEYFAKSKLLATYVCELPLPGDDLPRILRSPRVATDVKRAIAEDPEREPDHLSTSSAIAICEWAATGNTVTVELLVTLSEAGAPAEHILNLLKPHLTSIEQPALDQILRALGGDYEILTTLGRRRPRLEELPGTDELLKELQNRHRVSSYRPSTRGGIRVSMRQ; encoded by the coding sequence ATGTCGCGAGGGTGGCCGTTCCGGCAGTCCGCATCCCATCCCGACGTGCCGGTCCTTCGGAGTCTCGGGCCCACGTTCGATGAAGACCTGCACGGACGGCACGCGACGGTCCTCCTTGATGCCTTGGCCGACAGGTCCGGGCGCCCCGCGACGAACATCGCGGTCACGGGGCATTACGGCAGCGGGAAGAGCAGTGTCATCCTCGGCGTCCAGCAGGGTCTGGACATGAGGAAGATCAACTGGATCAACCTGTCGCTGTCGAGCCTGGGCATCGACGACACGGCGCGAGCTCGCATCCAGCCTGACGGGTCTCTTCCCCCACTGACGAACCTCATTCAGAAGGAGATCGTCAAGCAGTTGCTCTACCGGAAGGCGCCCCCGGACATGCCGGGGTCGAGGTACTTCCGCATCGACTCGTTCAGGTTCTGGCCGGTGGCCTTCGGGAGCGCCCTGGCCGGGGTGGTGTTCTTCGTGATCGCGGTCCTGTCCGGCCTGGTGAATCGCGTTGAGACGGTGGCACCTCGGGCCCTGGTCGACGGTCGTGGCTGGGTGCCGTGGGCCGTCGTCGGTGGGCTCGGCGTGCTCGTGGGCGTGATCTGTTTCTGGGGTTGGCGTGGTCTGCGGAGCCGGGTGCGGGTGGAGAGCGTGTCCGCGGGCGGAGCAGCCGTCACGCTCAGCGCCAAGGAGAACTCGTACTTCGATGAGTACCTCGACGAGATCGTCTACTTCTTCCAACGGACGAAGACCCAGGTCGCCATTTTCGAGGACCTGGACCGGTTCCGGGACCCGCACATCTTCGAGACGCTGCGCGAGCTGAACACGGTCCTGAACAACTCCGAGCAGATCAAGTCACGGCCGGTCCAGTTCGTGTACGCGGTCCGCGACAGCATCTTCGAACAACTCAACGTCGACGCCACCCCCGGCGGTGACGAGACCCCCGATGCCGGTGCGACGGCGCGTGGTCCGTCGGCTCGGGAGAGCGCCCCGTCGGCAAACAGGACGAAGTTCTTCGACCTGGTCGTTCCGATGGTGCCGTTCCTCACGCACCGATCGTCACGCGACCTGTTGGCGGCGGAGTTCACCGAATCGGACGAACGGCCCTCGGCCGCGTTGATGACCCTGGTCGGTGGGCATCTGACCGACATGCGCCTGATCCGCAACATCCGCAACGAGTTCGAGATCTACCGCGTCTCGATCCTCAGAAAGAAGGGCCTCCAGGGCCTCACCGCGGACCGGCTGTTCGCGATGATGGTCTACAAGAACCTCCATCTGGAGGACTTCGAGGCCATCCGACTTGGCGAAAGCAAGATCGACGCGGCCTACCGGGCTTTCCGCGACATGGTCACGCATCAGACGGTGCGCCAGGCAGCGGCCAGCAAGGAGGCACTGGACAAGGTCGCGTCGAACGCCCTGTGGGACAAGCACGCGAAGGCCGCCGGCGAACGGCTCCAACAGGTGCTGCCTGTTCTTTGTCGGGTGATCGGGCGTTCGAGTCGTCGGACCGTCCTGTACCTCCAGTCGGAGCAGTACCCCTTTTCTGAGCTTACGTCTGGCGACTTCTGGAGGACGCTGCACACGACGACTCCTCAAAGCGTGCGGCTCGCTCAGCCCGGAGAGCACGGCATGGACCTGTCGTTCCGTGACCTGATCGCGTTGGTCGGGGAAGGGGCTGCTGCGTTAGATCAGGCCGTCGAGGCCGATGGCGCTGGCCTCCTGCGTGCCTCACGGGCTGCGTTGAACACCAAGGAGTTCGTGGCGAAGGCCACGATGGCGCAGCTCATGGCCCGTCAGGACCTGGTCATGCCCAGCGGCGGCGACGCCTGCCACAATCTTGACGCCATCGTCGCCGGCCTCGTGTCGCCCGTGGCCCACGACTTGCTCGCGAAGGGCTACATCGACGAGAACTTCACCCTCTACTGCTCTGACTACCACGGCATCGCCATCAGCGTCAGCGCGATGAACTTCATCCTCCACTGCGTCCAGCCCGACCGTGAAGACCACCGCTTCCGCTTCGACGAGCCTGCCTCCATCGACAAGGTCGAGGCGGAGATGGGCTCCCGATTCCTCGACGGCAAGAGCGTCTTCAACATCGAGGTCTTCGATCACTACCTGCCCACACACCCTGAGCAGCTCGACACCGCACTCGACAAACTCGTCATGCGCGCCGGAACCGACGCCTCGTTCCTCGACGCGTACCTCGCGGACGGCACGTTCCGCGACGTCTTCGTAAGCCGACTGGCTCCTCGCTGGAAGGGTGCCTTCGTCCATCTGGTCGAGAACACCCCGATCGACATCGCGGCGGCCGTCGCGCTCGTCGACGCCGCTGTTCAAAGCGCGGATCGCGAGGTCGACTACGACTCCTCGGGCCAGGTGGCAGAGTTCCTAGCGGAGCATTACGCCGAGATGCGGGCGTTCACCGCCACGGTGGAGACCTCGAAGGCAGCTTGCGTCGCAGCACTGGCTTCTCATTTCGGCGCCCAGGTCAGCGACCTGACGGTGCTCGGGGACGCACAGCGCGAAGCGGTGGTGGCGGCCAGCCTGTACCCGGTCACCAGGGCGAACCTGCTGGCGGCACTCGGTGAGGACACCCTGCTGGCCCTCGACGTGGTGAAGGCCACCAACACAACCGTCTACCAGCACGTCCTCGACAACCTGGACAGCTACCTCCACACCCGCGAGGAAGACGAGATGACCGTCGAAGCCTCGGAGGCGTTCGTCTCGGTGCTGAACGACGTCGTCAGCGCCTCCGAGTCGGCGGTGCTGCCGGTGGCGGAGGGTGCGTCGCCGGGGTGCGAGGTAGCCGGCCTGGAGGAACTCGACGCCTCGGCGTGGGCTGCGGTGGTGGCGGCGAGCAGACTCGCGCCGACCGTCTCGAACGTCAACCAGTACGTCGCCAAGCTCGGCGTCAGCGGGGACCTCGCGAAGATCCTGAGCAGACACGACCTCACCCACGTCGGCGCGGTCCAGGAGACATCCAGATACGACCTCGGATACGCGCTGGTCCATGCGGAGAACCTGGCCCCGGTAGCGCGGGTCCGGCTGGTGAAGCAGCTCCAGCTTCCCGGCGCGTTGAATCCGGAACACGTGACCGGCGGCGGACTCACGCTGCTGCCGGCCCTACTGGAGGCCGACCTGGTGCCCGACAGCCCGGAGACGTATGCGCGCTTGGTAGATAGTTCGTTCGAGGTCCGCGAGGAGTACTTCGCCAAGTCGAAACTACTCGCGACCTACGTGTGCGAACTTCCACTTCCAGGCGACGACCTACCGAGAATCCTCCGGAGTCCTCGCGTGGCGACGGACGTCAAGCGCGCGATCGCCGAGGACCCGGAGCGCGAACCCGACCATCTGTCCACCTCCAGCGCCATCGCCATCTGCGAATGGGCAGCCACGGGCAACACTGTCACCGTGGAGCTACTGGTCACACTCAGCGAAGCCGGAGCACCCGCCGAACACATCCTGAATCTGCTGAAACCCCACCTCACCAGCATCGAGCAACCGGCGCTGGACCAGATTCTTCGGGCGCTCGGCGGCGACTACGAGATCCTCACCACGCTCGGCCGTCGTCGTCCCAGGTTGGAGGAACTACCCGGGACCGACGAACTACTCAAGGAACTACAGAACCGTCACAGGGTCAGCTCGTACCGCCCATCGACGCGCGGAGGCATCCGGGTCAGCATGCGCCAATGA
- a CDS encoding methyltransferase codes for MIAIIYLTHCPSLEVYLTVSTDSIPAAAAPSDLTMDDLARVLFGHAAFQYLNAACELGLLDLLLDDPKLTKPEIDLRLGLDERANDILLLGCTALGITKKSDGRYETAQVLTDMQEGGDLQRLKDTVAFEQYIVYEGQLDFTESLRRNRNVGLRRVRGTGANLYHRLSENPELERVFYTYMRSWSELANRELTRELDLSGAKHLLDCGGGDAVNAIALAKANPHLQVTVMEIPATARITKRRIADEGLSGQIDVVAGDMFNDPFPSQCDVILFAHQMVIWTLEENTHLMRRAYQALPDGGQLVITNSMSNDEGDGPTVAALDSVYFASLPSEGGMIYSWEQHENCMREAGFKNIRRKQFSGWTPHGMITGQRS; via the coding sequence ATGATCGCGATCATATATCTGACCCACTGTCCCAGCCTGGAGGTTTATCTCACCGTGAGCACTGATTCGATCCCCGCCGCAGCGGCACCCTCCGACCTGACCATGGACGACCTTGCCCGGGTACTGTTCGGACACGCGGCATTTCAGTACTTGAATGCCGCGTGTGAGCTGGGGTTGTTGGACCTCCTGCTCGACGACCCCAAGCTGACGAAGCCGGAGATCGACCTACGTCTTGGCCTCGACGAGCGGGCCAACGACATTCTTCTCCTCGGCTGTACGGCGCTCGGCATTACCAAGAAGAGCGACGGCCGGTACGAGACTGCACAGGTCTTGACCGACATGCAGGAGGGTGGTGATCTGCAGCGCTTGAAGGACACCGTGGCCTTCGAACAGTACATCGTCTACGAGGGGCAACTCGACTTCACGGAGTCGCTGCGGCGCAACCGGAACGTGGGCCTGCGCCGAGTGCGTGGCACCGGTGCCAACCTCTACCATCGCTTGTCGGAGAACCCCGAGCTCGAGCGGGTCTTCTACACCTACATGCGGTCCTGGTCGGAGCTTGCGAACAGGGAGCTCACCAGGGAACTCGACCTGAGTGGGGCGAAGCACCTGCTCGATTGCGGTGGCGGCGACGCCGTCAACGCCATCGCCCTCGCGAAAGCGAACCCGCATCTCCAGGTCACGGTCATGGAGATTCCGGCGACGGCGCGAATCACCAAGCGACGGATCGCCGACGAAGGACTCAGTGGCCAGATCGACGTAGTCGCGGGCGACATGTTCAACGATCCGTTCCCTAGTCAGTGCGACGTGATTCTCTTCGCCCACCAGATGGTCATCTGGACGCTTGAGGAGAACACGCATTTGATGCGTCGGGCCTATCAGGCGTTGCCTGACGGCGGCCAGCTGGTCATCACCAACTCGATGTCGAACGACGAAGGTGATGGACCGACGGTGGCCGCTCTCGACAGTGTCTACTTCGCGTCCCTGCCCTCGGAAGGCGGCATGATCTATTCGTGGGAACAGCATGAAAACTGTATGCGCGAGGCCGGCTTCAAGAACATCAGGCGCAAGCAGTTCAGTGGCTGGACGCCGCACGGGATGATCACGGGCCAGCGGTCGTAG
- a CDS encoding transposase: protein MTSKPHESLDPDARPQRRTFTAEFKARILDEYESAPDAAARGAILRRERLYGSHLLDWRKARDAGAAAGLTDRRQSAARAAKKAENAELSRLQRENARLQAELNKTQTALSIMGKAHALLELLSESADAVAMPNSSSPRRRRR from the coding sequence ATGACGTCGAAGCCCCATGAGAGTCTGGATCCGGACGCCCGGCCCCAGCGGCGGACATTCACCGCGGAGTTCAAGGCGAGGATTCTGGACGAGTACGAGTCGGCGCCGGATGCGGCGGCTCGCGGGGCGATCCTGCGCCGGGAACGGCTGTACGGGTCACACCTTCTCGACTGGCGCAAGGCGCGGGATGCCGGAGCCGCGGCCGGCCTGACGGACCGGCGGCAATCGGCTGCGCGGGCGGCGAAGAAGGCCGAGAACGCTGAACTTTCCCGTCTTCAGCGGGAGAACGCCCGCCTGCAGGCCGAGTTGAACAAGACCCAGACCGCGTTGTCGATCATGGGAAAAGCTCACGCGCTCTTGGAACTGCTCTCCGAGAGCGCGGATGCCGTGGCGATGCCGAACTCGTCCTCGCCGAGGCGCAGGCGGCGCTGA
- a CDS encoding P-loop NTPase fold protein encodes MFFAALFAWSFASAYSTVAAISLGVLLGIATILAALTITAMATVDDVDRILEAIRSRLERIWLRLQHNVAEFLRSHYAETAEREGGKHEFQRLRAAYPNFWEQAVWATTEPPIDVFRALSDYRRAGARGLIRSSLLLVLLCTVAISLAEPVARLCRALYQGTVMPSDVTGRWTAAVRATDLPQLDFYLLLGLLIIAAVALVRGTPRWLVSWIKPAMQWSTASHTLIQDRLRAAFEAHANEPGHMAVLPSMPISPTLADVSADRLVDRSEIEQIRDQVFFLGAHAVAISGSRGVGKTTMLRSLTEESPHPDTFGLMISAPVRYEPRDFMLHLYAQLCEAVVHRIGRQRPPTLRRRGLRALRRLTITLLSLAVVICLLAMVFPGTRRLVVDGHPLPQLAGTYLVLGVAIFLLARRLWAGDQTERLGLSAEATRRLRQIRFLQTLSVEHSGQAAPWSVQLGWKWGRQWAEQPLSLPDVVAAYREFTSKVAAWWRDETDGHGHLIIAIDELDRIAEPELAERFLNEIKAIFGVERCAYLVSVSEEALVNFERRVVRTRTVFDSAFDHVVHLRPMLIAESVALLRHRLSGVPSSFWMLCHCLAGGMPRDVLRVARLMIGLHRGSNVGKDLDAVTAQLVTLEAQAVKRGFQQRVARDATDDGDPKLVKLMSDPQWPDITIDGLRTAADELLADPEPTEASTALAAALLYYSVVLEVFRHDSQILASWGQSNPDKDPLAVDLAHAHEQLAVDPPMALQQLRQVQGHLAAE; translated from the coding sequence TTGTTCTTCGCAGCACTCTTCGCGTGGTCGTTCGCCAGCGCCTACTCGACCGTGGCCGCTATCTCTCTCGGCGTGCTCCTGGGCATAGCCACCATTCTGGCGGCGTTGACGATCACCGCGATGGCGACGGTCGACGATGTGGACAGGATCCTGGAGGCCATCCGGTCCCGACTGGAACGCATCTGGCTCCGGCTGCAGCATAACGTCGCCGAGTTCCTCCGATCGCACTACGCGGAAACGGCGGAGCGTGAGGGTGGCAAACACGAGTTCCAGCGGCTACGGGCGGCGTACCCAAACTTCTGGGAGCAGGCCGTGTGGGCCACGACGGAGCCGCCCATTGACGTCTTCAGAGCGCTCAGCGATTACCGGCGCGCCGGGGCCCGAGGCCTGATCCGGTCCAGCCTCCTGCTCGTCCTACTCTGCACCGTCGCTATCTCGCTGGCAGAGCCTGTGGCTCGGCTCTGCCGAGCCCTTTACCAGGGCACCGTGATGCCCTCCGACGTGACCGGGCGCTGGACGGCTGCAGTGCGCGCGACGGACCTGCCGCAACTCGACTTCTACCTGCTGCTGGGGCTCCTGATAATCGCGGCCGTCGCACTGGTTCGGGGCACACCGCGCTGGCTCGTATCCTGGATCAAGCCCGCGATGCAGTGGAGCACCGCCAGTCACACGCTGATCCAGGACCGGCTACGCGCCGCCTTCGAGGCACACGCCAACGAGCCGGGGCATATGGCAGTGCTGCCGAGCATGCCAATCTCGCCGACTCTGGCCGACGTCAGCGCCGACCGACTTGTCGACCGCTCCGAGATCGAGCAGATCCGGGATCAGGTGTTCTTCCTGGGTGCCCACGCGGTGGCGATCAGCGGCTCGCGAGGCGTCGGCAAGACCACGATGCTGCGCTCGCTGACCGAAGAGTCGCCCCACCCGGACACGTTCGGCTTGATGATCTCGGCACCGGTGCGCTACGAACCTCGGGACTTCATGCTGCACCTCTACGCCCAGTTGTGTGAGGCGGTGGTGCACCGAATCGGCCGGCAGAGACCGCCGACGCTGAGACGGCGTGGATTGCGTGCGCTCCGCCGACTCACCATCACCCTGCTCAGCCTCGCGGTCGTGATCTGCCTGCTGGCGATGGTCTTTCCGGGGACCCGCCGGCTGGTGGTTGACGGGCACCCGCTACCCCAACTCGCCGGGACCTATCTCGTACTCGGTGTCGCAATCTTCCTACTGGCTCGCCGTCTCTGGGCAGGTGATCAGACCGAAAGATTGGGCCTGTCCGCAGAGGCCACCCGGCGACTACGGCAGATCCGGTTCCTGCAGACGCTCTCGGTTGAGCATTCTGGCCAGGCGGCGCCGTGGTCGGTGCAACTCGGCTGGAAATGGGGCCGGCAGTGGGCCGAACAGCCGCTGAGCCTGCCTGACGTCGTGGCCGCCTATCGCGAGTTCACCAGCAAGGTGGCGGCGTGGTGGCGTGACGAGACCGACGGGCACGGCCATCTGATCATTGCGATCGATGAGCTGGACCGGATCGCCGAGCCGGAGCTGGCGGAGCGGTTCCTCAACGAGATCAAGGCCATCTTCGGAGTGGAGCGCTGCGCCTATCTCGTGTCGGTCTCAGAGGAGGCGCTGGTCAACTTCGAGCGGCGAGTGGTACGCACCCGGACGGTCTTCGACAGCGCCTTCGACCATGTCGTTCACCTGCGCCCGATGCTCATAGCCGAATCCGTCGCTCTGCTGCGGCACCGGCTGTCAGGTGTGCCGTCGTCTTTCTGGATGCTCTGCCACTGCCTGGCTGGCGGCATGCCCCGGGACGTGCTGCGGGTGGCTCGATTGATGATCGGGCTGCACCGCGGTTCAAACGTGGGCAAGGATCTCGATGCGGTGACCGCCCAATTGGTGACCCTCGAGGCGCAGGCAGTGAAGCGCGGCTTCCAGCAGCGGGTAGCTCGCGACGCAACCGACGATGGGGATCCGAAGCTGGTGAAGCTGATGTCCGACCCGCAGTGGCCCGACATCACTATCGACGGACTACGGACCGCAGCGGATGAGTTGCTGGCCGATCCGGAGCCGACCGAGGCATCCACGGCGCTGGCCGCCGCCTTGCTCTACTACTCGGTCGTGCTAGAGGTCTTCCGCCACGATTCGCAGATTCTGGCCAGTTGGGGGCAGTCGAACCCCGACAAGGATCCACTCGCCGTCGACCTGGCCCACGCTCATGAGCAGCTCGCGGTCGATCCGCCGATGGCGCTGCAGCAGCTACGCCAAGTTCAAGGGCACCTCGCTGCAGAATAG
- a CDS encoding DDE-type integrase/transposase/recombinase, protein MWGIAPACRLTGLSRATLYRRSAPPLVSRPRAPRKPPPSALTEPERRQVLDLLNSPPYVDLAPAQVWARELDEGRWWCSESTMYRILRAAGQTGERRSQATHPARTKPELVADAANQVWSWDITKLRGPVKGVWFHLYTVIDIWSRYVVGHMVAAHEDGQLAEALIADPSLSR, encoded by the coding sequence TTGTGGGGCATCGCGCCCGCGTGCCGGCTGACCGGCCTGTCGAGGGCGACGCTGTATCGCCGTAGTGCCCCGCCGCTGGTCTCCCGGCCACGGGCGCCGCGTAAGCCGCCGCCGTCCGCGCTGACCGAGCCTGAACGCCGGCAGGTCCTGGACCTGCTCAACAGCCCGCCATACGTGGATCTGGCCCCGGCGCAGGTGTGGGCCCGCGAACTCGACGAGGGCCGCTGGTGGTGCTCGGAGTCCACGATGTACCGGATCCTGCGGGCCGCCGGGCAGACCGGCGAACGCCGCAGCCAGGCCACCCATCCGGCCCGGACCAAACCCGAACTGGTCGCCGACGCCGCGAATCAGGTGTGGTCGTGGGACATCACGAAGCTGCGCGGCCCGGTCAAGGGCGTCTGGTTCCACCTTTACACGGTGATCGACATCTGGTCCCGCTACGTCGTCGGGCACATGGTCGCCGCCCACGAGGACGGCCAACTCGCCGAAGCGCTGATCGCCGACCCCTCCCTGTCACGCTGA
- a CDS encoding transposase: protein MTSKPHESLDPDARPQRRTFTAEFKARILDEYESAPDAAARGAILRRERLYGSHLLDWRKARDAGAAAGLTDRRQSAARAAKKAENAELSRLQRENARLQAELNKTQTALSIMGKAHALLELLSESADAVAMPNSSSPRRRRR from the coding sequence ATGACGTCGAAGCCCCATGAGAGTCTGGATCCGGACGCCCGGCCCCAGCGGCGGACATTCACCGCGGAGTTCAAGGCGAGGATTCTGGACGAGTACGAGTCGGCGCCGGATGCGGCGGCTCGCGGGGCGATCCTGCGCCGGGAACGGCTGTACGGTTCACACCTTCTCGACTGGCGCAAGGCGCGGGATGCCGGAGCCGCGGCCGGCCTGACGGACCGGCGGCAATCGGCTGCGCGGGCGGCGAAGAAGGCCGAGAACGCTGAACTTTCCCGTCTTCAGCGGGAGAACGCCCGCCTGCAGGCCGAGTTGAACAAGACCCAGACCGCGTTGTCGATCATGGGAAAAGCTCACGCGCTCTTGGAACTGCTCTCCGAGAGCGCGGATGCCGTGGCGATGCCGAACTCGTCCTCGCCGAGGCGCAGGCGGCGCTGA